From the Octopus sinensis linkage group LG28, ASM634580v1, whole genome shotgun sequence genome, one window contains:
- the LOC115225778 gene encoding actin-like isoform X3 — MVASIVIDHGSYMCKAGFGGDYEERKVIPTVVGYPKQKKNSGPNPEFFVGGKAEKYKTVLNLQNPIKHGLITDWGNMERIWQHTFDELNVAAEDYAVLLTEPVSNSETNRANMVEIMFEKFQVRAVMVANQAALSLFDSGRVTGISVNVGHGITQVVPIYGASTIKGATFCQHQNITGLALRDNLKNILTERGYMYGDSMSEKRTLNVIKEKLCYVALDFEQEMQAAKSSKDLEKSHEQSDGQIITIGNERFRVPEAIFNPSDGVHKITYNSIMKCDVEIRRDLFANIVLSGGSTMFPGFVERMKKEISALAPPNTEVNIIALPEREYSPWIGGSRLASRPPTDDLWITKGEYKNSDASHVCREHIHKMENLRP; from the exons ATGGTTGCTTCCATTGTTATTGATCATGGATCATATATGTGTAAAGCTGGTTTTGGAGGTgattatgaagaaagaaaagtgatTCCTACAGTTGTTGGTTATCCTAAACAAAAG aaaaattctGGACCAAACCCCGAATTCTTTGTTGGAGGGAAAGCTGAAAAGTATAAAACTGTCCTTAATTTGCAGAATCCCATTAAACATGGTCTTATTACTGACTGGGGTAATATGGAGAGGATCTGGCAACATACATTCGACGAGTTGAACGTTGCAGCCGAAGACTATGCTGTCTTGTTGACTGAGCCTGTCAGTAACTCTGAAACAAACAGAGCGAATATGGTTGAAATTATGTTTGAAAAGTTTCAAGTTCGTGCAGTAATGGTGGCTAATCAAGCTGCTTTGTCCCTCTTTGATTCTGGCCGTGTCACAGGTATTTCTGTGAATGTAGGCCATGGTATCACCCAAGTTGTCCCTATTTATGGAGCTTCAACTATAAAAGGAGCTACTTTCTGCCAGCATCAGAATATTACTGGTCTTGCCTTGAGAGATAACCTTAAAAATATCTTGACTGAACGTGGCTACATGTATGGTGACTCAATGTCAGAGAAAAGAACGTTAAATGTCATCAAAGAGAAGCTCTGCTATGTTGCTCTAGACTTTGAACAAGAAATGCAGGCAGCAAAGTCTTCTAAAGATTTGGAAAAGAGTCATGAACAATCTGATGGACAAATCATTACTATTGGCAATGAACGATTTCGAGTCCCAGAAGCTATTTTCAACCCTTCTGATGGTGTTCATAAAATAACTTATAACTCAATCATGAAATGTGATGTGGAAATTAGGAGAGATCTGTTTGCCAACATTGTGTTGTCTGGTGGTTCAACAATGTTTCCAGGTTTTGTTGAGCGTATGAAAAAGGAAATCAGTGCCTTGGCACCACCTAACACAGAAGTTAATATCATTGCTCTACCAGAACGTGAATACTCTCCATGGATTGGGGGTTCTAGATTGGCTAGTAGACCTCCCACTGATGATCTGTGGATTACAAAAGGAGAATATAAAAATTCTGACGCATCTCATGTCTGTAGGgaacatatacataaaatggaaaatttgagaccttag